From the Chitinophaga lutea genome, one window contains:
- a CDS encoding RagB/SusD family nutrient uptake outer membrane protein, whose translation MKRIYSTIGVALLAVASLTACKKNVLDKVPLDSFSDKSVWNDLNLAKAFADFQYNVLPNPGHYWNKLSNRSWALSSACDEAFNKFDDYNASIMNSGALTPDNLGNFDIWDETYKRIQDCNLFLSKIESVPGDAAVRGRLKGEVMYLRAYAYFKLISDYGGVPLVKTPFSLNSNFEVPRSTFDECAEFIAAECDAAAALLPVNYSAGNKEFGHATKAAALALKSRVLLYAASPQWNAANDSRKWQRASDAAKAVLDLQGFQLYTGNYADIFTTLNSELIMTRGVNKEHQWNAFQGAEMFLSPNGFHGWSSFAPSQNLVDAFGMANGRDIADPASGYNPQNPYAGRDPRFYSDIVFDGRPYGRPDFFKDRYDAGHSNVAEMYEGGLDSQQGWDNWNASFTRYSFRKYVDTTFNFNVETQTNKFWVVARLAEIYLNYAEAEFNLGHENVARQQLDILRRRAGIATDLPGTLTGAALLQKIQNERQVELCLEGHRYYDVRRWKIADVTENKQLGGMKIVKNADGSKTYTPIKVQDRVFKPQHYLLPIPRDEIRRTNLPQNAGYN comes from the coding sequence GTGAAAAGAATATACTCGACAATAGGCGTTGCATTACTGGCGGTTGCTTCCCTGACGGCCTGTAAAAAAAATGTGCTGGATAAAGTGCCGCTGGACTCGTTTTCCGACAAATCTGTCTGGAACGATCTGAACCTCGCAAAAGCATTTGCTGATTTTCAATACAACGTGCTGCCGAATCCCGGCCACTACTGGAACAAGTTGTCTAACCGCTCCTGGGCGCTGTCTTCCGCCTGCGATGAGGCGTTCAACAAGTTCGACGACTATAACGCTTCCATTATGAACTCCGGCGCGCTGACGCCCGATAACCTGGGTAATTTTGATATCTGGGACGAAACGTACAAACGTATTCAGGACTGCAACCTGTTTCTTTCTAAAATCGAAAGTGTGCCCGGCGACGCAGCTGTCCGTGGCCGGTTGAAAGGCGAGGTAATGTACCTGCGTGCATATGCTTACTTCAAGCTGATCAGCGACTATGGCGGCGTGCCGCTGGTGAAAACGCCTTTCAGTCTCAACAGTAATTTCGAAGTGCCGCGCAGTACGTTCGACGAGTGCGCGGAATTTATCGCAGCGGAATGCGATGCCGCGGCTGCTCTGCTGCCTGTGAATTACAGCGCGGGCAATAAGGAGTTCGGTCACGCCACGAAAGCCGCTGCATTGGCGCTCAAATCGAGGGTGTTGTTATATGCCGCCAGCCCGCAATGGAATGCCGCCAACGACAGCCGTAAATGGCAACGCGCGTCCGATGCGGCGAAAGCCGTGCTCGACCTGCAGGGTTTCCAGCTTTACACGGGCAACTACGCAGACATCTTTACCACCCTCAATTCGGAACTGATCATGACGCGCGGCGTGAACAAGGAACACCAGTGGAACGCGTTCCAGGGAGCGGAGATGTTCCTGTCGCCCAACGGTTTCCACGGCTGGTCGTCTTTCGCGCCCAGTCAGAACCTGGTAGACGCTTTCGGTATGGCCAACGGGAGAGATATTGCAGATCCCGCTTCCGGGTATAACCCGCAAAACCCGTATGCCGGCCGCGACCCGCGTTTTTACAGCGACATCGTTTTTGATGGCCGCCCTTACGGAAGGCCTGATTTTTTCAAAGACCGTTACGACGCGGGGCACAGCAATGTTGCCGAGATGTATGAAGGCGGCCTGGATTCCCAGCAGGGCTGGGATAACTGGAACGCCAGCTTCACCCGGTACAGTTTCCGCAAGTATGTAGATACCACCTTCAATTTTAATGTGGAAACACAAACCAACAAATTCTGGGTAGTGGCACGGCTCGCGGAAATTTACCTCAACTACGCCGAAGCCGAGTTCAACCTGGGACACGAAAACGTGGCCCGGCAGCAACTCGATATCCTCCGGCGCAGGGCGGGCATTGCAACAGACCTTCCGGGTACGCTGACCGGCGCAGCACTGTTACAGAAAATACAAAACGAACGCCAGGTGGAACTTTGCCTCGAAGGGCATCGTTATTACGACGTGCGCCGCTGGAAGATCGCGGATGTGACGGAGAATAAACAACTGGGCGGTATGAAAATCGTGAAGAACGCGGATGGTTCCAAAACTTATACGCCGATCAAAGTGCAGGACAGGGTCTTTAAGCCCCAGCACTACCTGCTGCCTATTCCACGTGATGAAATCAGGAGAACGAATCTGCCTCAAAACGCCGGTTACAATTAA
- a CDS encoding PEGA domain-containing protein — translation MKKYFVIVVLAGICWSCKKNNPSGEPPPASGYVKVTVAATETGFIYLDGSYTGIRSPNTIEVPKGNHVIGVALQSSFQYLKKEVNLTANATVNLTAADKPAPKVWKALWIGLHETTGSAATGDCSTRFSKADLDAGFDFYKWSISQHFEKYSYGTMQWETERRDISVPVRLKKGSNTWFTVEPDSITKLLPDIRPGAYDCIFVFWRESEGNCSFTSNYFGLAWTNPMNETIKTGFVTIKFNAGTNINDRINYYKTTDPGVWLHEWLHTTGEYFYQAKGKKMPQKAGDGLVVHAAELYGYNFPWMNWYLDFISGRVPGLQTGSGYLGIGPETFLKCTVRETAVNNCP, via the coding sequence GTGAAAAAATATTTTGTTATAGTGGTGCTTGCAGGCATTTGCTGGTCCTGCAAGAAAAACAATCCTTCCGGCGAACCGCCTCCTGCTTCCGGTTACGTAAAAGTGACTGTTGCTGCCACGGAAACCGGCTTCATTTACCTCGACGGAAGTTATACCGGCATCCGGTCGCCCAATACGATTGAAGTGCCGAAGGGAAACCATGTCATCGGGGTGGCTTTGCAAAGTTCCTTTCAGTATCTGAAAAAGGAAGTCAACCTGACGGCGAATGCCACCGTGAATTTAACGGCAGCGGACAAACCGGCGCCGAAAGTATGGAAAGCGTTATGGATAGGGTTGCATGAAACAACCGGCAGCGCTGCCACAGGCGATTGCAGCACCCGTTTTTCCAAAGCCGATCTGGATGCGGGGTTCGATTTTTACAAGTGGAGCATCAGCCAGCACTTTGAGAAATATTCTTACGGTACGATGCAATGGGAAACTGAAAGGCGGGACATTTCCGTGCCGGTGCGTCTCAAAAAAGGCAGTAACACCTGGTTTACCGTAGAGCCCGATTCGATCACGAAATTGTTGCCGGATATCCGGCCCGGCGCTTACGATTGTATTTTTGTGTTCTGGCGGGAAAGTGAAGGCAATTGCAGTTTTACGAGCAATTATTTCGGCCTGGCATGGACCAACCCGATGAACGAAACCATCAAAACCGGTTTTGTGACGATCAAGTTCAATGCCGGTACGAATATCAACGACAGGATCAACTATTACAAAACCACCGATCCGGGCGTATGGCTGCACGAATGGCTGCATACGACAGGGGAATATTTCTACCAGGCCAAAGGGAAAAAGATGCCGCAAAAGGCCGGCGACGGATTAGTGGTGCATGCCGCCGAGCTGTACGGCTATAATTTTCCATGGATGAACTGGTACCTCGATTTTATTTCCGGCAGGGTGCCCGGTTTGCAGACCGGTTCGGGCTACCTGGGCATTGGCCCGGAAACCTTTTTGAAATGCACGGTCAGGGAAACGGCCGTGAATAACTGCCCCTGA
- a CDS encoding glucosidase family protein codes for MNIQHIVRRWLLLTAICCGYGLAAAQHAALTFSTTDTAMQLVFDRAQQMAMRYRGNPADPVGPWYEAALPARFAFCMRDVSHQVIGAEILGLGRENKNMLTRFAENISEGKDWCSYWEINRDNRPAPEDYRNDREFWYNLNANFDLLFACWRLYMWTGDTAYVRHPVFTHFFEKSVNEYVDRWVLHEDSLLTRPTHPNAPVPFNPRDNFHRCRGLASYVENVPDLKMGIDLVAAIYRGMQTYADILQLQGHPVQAQQYRQRAARYRQKIDEAWWDGETSLYFTNYAGNGKFGKGEGEVFLLWFDALTDTLRRKKTIDHLVAGEFNVENTSYLPALLYRYGYWKEANKYMRYLTNPATPRREYPEVSYAVMESIVGGWMGITPDAVHNTIATFYRGGKEAVSSLDGLLLLNTTVRVEHTGAATIFVNKGKAPLRWRAVFAGNRTAIAVNGKKMKVAYTVDANGDRLSFVEVMVKGGERMTAKCL; via the coding sequence ATGAACATTCAGCATATTGTAAGAAGATGGCTGCTGCTGACGGCAATCTGTTGTGGGTATGGACTGGCGGCTGCGCAACACGCAGCGCTTACTTTCAGCACTACCGATACGGCCATGCAACTCGTTTTCGACCGGGCGCAACAAATGGCCATGCGTTACCGGGGTAACCCGGCAGACCCGGTGGGGCCATGGTACGAAGCGGCTTTGCCCGCCCGTTTTGCATTCTGTATGCGCGATGTGTCGCACCAGGTAATTGGCGCTGAAATACTGGGCCTGGGCAGGGAAAACAAAAACATGCTGACACGTTTCGCCGAAAATATTTCCGAGGGTAAAGACTGGTGCTCCTATTGGGAAATCAACCGGGATAACCGGCCCGCGCCGGAAGACTACCGGAACGACCGCGAATTCTGGTATAATCTCAATGCCAATTTCGACCTGCTGTTCGCCTGTTGGCGATTGTATATGTGGACGGGAGACACGGCCTATGTCCGTCATCCCGTGTTCACGCATTTTTTTGAAAAGTCCGTGAACGAATACGTTGACCGGTGGGTGTTGCACGAAGACTCGTTGTTAACCCGGCCCACCCATCCGAATGCCCCTGTTCCTTTTAATCCCCGCGATAACTTCCACCGCTGCCGCGGCCTCGCGTCGTATGTGGAAAACGTGCCGGATCTGAAGATGGGCATCGACCTTGTGGCGGCCATTTACAGGGGAATGCAGACTTACGCTGACATTTTGCAGTTGCAGGGACATCCCGTTCAGGCGCAGCAATACCGGCAAAGAGCTGCGCGCTACCGCCAAAAGATCGATGAGGCCTGGTGGGACGGCGAGACTTCCCTTTATTTTACCAACTATGCCGGCAATGGAAAGTTCGGGAAAGGCGAGGGAGAGGTATTCCTGCTGTGGTTCGATGCACTGACCGATACGCTGCGCCGGAAAAAAACGATCGACCACCTGGTGGCCGGTGAATTTAATGTCGAAAATACTTCGTACCTGCCGGCATTGCTCTACCGGTACGGTTATTGGAAGGAGGCGAACAAATACATGCGGTATCTCACCAATCCCGCTACACCCAGAAGGGAATACCCGGAGGTGTCGTACGCCGTGATGGAAAGCATCGTCGGTGGTTGGATGGGCATCACACCGGATGCGGTTCATAACACGATTGCCACATTCTACCGTGGAGGAAAGGAAGCCGTTTCCTCGCTTGATGGGCTGCTGCTGCTGAATACCACTGTTCGTGTGGAGCATACCGGTGCCGCCACGATCTTTGTCAACAAAGGTAAAGCCCCGCTTCGCTGGAGGGCGGTATTCGCCGGGAACCGGACGGCTATTGCAGTCAATGGTAAAAAGATGAAGGTAGCTTATACGGTCGACGCAAATGGTGATCGGCTGTCGTTTGTGGAGGTGATGGTAAAAGGAGGGGAACGAATGACGGCAAAATGCCTGTAG
- a CDS encoding FN3 domain-containing metallophosphoesterase family protein has protein sequence MKNFLLFVAFVLTSLVSVCQEPFTITHGPYLQALGENGVNIVWTTNKKAIAWVELAPADSSHFYATERPKYFAAEHGSKTESTVHSVRIEGLRPATRYRYRVYTQEVLSHESYIVKYGSIAASAAYRAELPTFTTHNPSADHINFAVINDMHQQNDVIKKLLGQVDWTDNQLVFFNGDMQNNSRNEAQIFSSFMDTAIRIFADRIPMYYARGNHETRGEFAAAFPRYFPTATGKLYYLVRTGPVCFVVLDTGEDKPDSDIEYTGIADYDAYRTQQAAWLKEALKRPEYTSAPYKVVVAHIPPFGGWHGEKEVAEKFVPLLNEAGAQIMLSGHLHRHVKKAPEANGWRFPVLVNSNSAIIKAKADARQLQIEVFDLQGKKIDAVTIAPSK, from the coding sequence ATGAAAAATTTCCTACTCTTTGTTGCGTTTGTACTAACGTCGCTGGTTTCCGTTTGCCAGGAACCTTTCACCATCACGCACGGCCCTTACCTCCAGGCTTTGGGAGAAAACGGCGTCAACATCGTATGGACCACCAACAAAAAAGCGATCGCCTGGGTGGAGCTCGCGCCTGCCGACAGCTCTCATTTTTACGCCACGGAACGCCCGAAATACTTTGCGGCCGAGCATGGAAGTAAAACGGAATCCACCGTTCACAGCGTGCGGATTGAAGGGTTGCGGCCCGCCACCAGATACCGTTACCGGGTTTATACGCAGGAAGTGCTCAGCCACGAGAGTTACATCGTGAAATACGGCAGCATCGCGGCCAGTGCGGCTTACCGGGCAGAACTGCCCACCTTCACCACGCATAATCCCTCGGCCGATCACATCAACTTCGCCGTCATCAACGACATGCACCAGCAAAATGATGTGATCAAAAAACTGTTGGGGCAGGTAGACTGGACAGACAACCAGCTTGTGTTCTTCAACGGCGACATGCAGAACAACTCGCGGAACGAGGCCCAGATATTCAGTTCGTTCATGGACACGGCCATCCGTATCTTTGCGGATCGCATCCCCATGTACTATGCCCGCGGCAACCACGAAACGCGCGGGGAGTTTGCCGCCGCATTCCCCCGGTACTTCCCTACCGCCACCGGCAAGCTGTATTACCTCGTCCGCACCGGCCCTGTCTGTTTCGTGGTGCTGGATACGGGAGAAGACAAGCCGGACTCCGACATTGAATACACCGGCATTGCCGATTATGATGCATACCGCACGCAACAGGCAGCCTGGCTGAAAGAAGCCCTGAAACGCCCCGAATATACCAGCGCACCCTATAAAGTGGTGGTAGCGCATATTCCGCCATTCGGCGGCTGGCACGGAGAGAAAGAAGTGGCGGAGAAATTCGTGCCTTTGCTCAATGAGGCCGGCGCCCAGATCATGCTGTCTGGGCACCTGCACCGGCATGTCAAAAAAGCGCCGGAAGCCAATGGCTGGCGTTTCCCCGTTCTGGTGAACTCCAATTCAGCGATCATCAAGGCAAAAGCCGATGCGCGGCAGCTGCAGATAGAAGTATTCGACCTGCAAGGGAAGAAAATCGACGCGGTAACGATTGCACCATCGAAATAA
- a CDS encoding 2OG-Fe(II) oxygenase gives MQTIFDTLINSFVENRVGIAENFLSPQLAGDLKNNLIQLFENRQMQSAGTGNSEQVSHDKAVRSDVIYWLDKKHNDVHENAFFALMDAFILHLNNSCYTGINGYEFHYALYKTGSFYKKHIDQFRNNSSRQYSMIIYLNTDWVAGDGGQLSIQHAGQAAQEIDPTGGKTVFFKSSELEHEVLVANKPRMSITGWLKRD, from the coding sequence TTGCAAACCATCTTCGACACCCTCATCAACAGTTTTGTTGAAAACAGGGTCGGCATCGCCGAAAACTTTCTAAGCCCTCAACTGGCAGGCGATCTTAAAAACAACCTGATCCAGCTGTTTGAAAACCGGCAGATGCAGTCCGCCGGCACCGGCAACAGTGAACAGGTTTCACACGATAAAGCCGTGCGAAGCGACGTCATTTACTGGCTGGACAAAAAACATAACGACGTTCATGAAAACGCCTTTTTTGCACTGATGGACGCCTTCATCCTCCACCTGAATAATTCCTGCTACACCGGTATCAATGGGTATGAGTTCCATTACGCTTTATACAAAACGGGAAGTTTTTACAAAAAACACATCGACCAGTTCCGCAATAATTCCAGCAGGCAATACTCCATGATCATATACCTGAACACAGACTGGGTTGCCGGCGATGGCGGGCAGTTATCCATTCAACATGCCGGGCAGGCCGCCCAGGAAATTGACCCCACCGGCGGCAAAACGGTATTCTTCAAAAGCAGCGAGCTGGAGCATGAAGTGCTGGTGGCGAACAAACCCAGGATGAGCATCACCGGCTGGCTGAAAAGGGATTAG
- a CDS encoding DUF4091 domain-containing protein: MIAKRQIHRLICLGIFTSISAAAFSQQPQWDKGQTFTEAPDPVASDGKSWLPVKPGLHTSFVSIDKRFAKSEAPGITTEKAVHLKGWKGERLSAQLLLWTTDSIAGVKVLVSEPTASNGKKLGPVAYARFERYIITDTYGPGCGWRKPGDFPASLSPDLLDDLSSFNLEKKKVRPVWITVDIPRTAEKGTYAAKVQVITPKGKKQELDLTLDVIDLTLPEPTAWTFHLDQWQHPSAIARVNKVPVWSDEHFRAMEPQMRMLAKLGQKVITATLNKDPWHVQTLDPYEDMIIWTKEKDGKWSYDYQVFDKWVSFMMGLGIKKMINCYSIVPWNNEIHYKDAATGKFVNVVAKPGTPAFNDMWEPFLKDFVNHLRQKGWLEITNIALDERNKEEMGLAFALIEKASPALSVSYADNQKTYQRYPDSRDVSTAVQHPIDSKDLADRTARGLNTTFYVYCGNNFPNQFTFSDPGESAYMGWYATAAGYNGVLRWAFNSWVENPLVDSRFRTWPAGDTYIVYPQARSSIRYERLLEGIQDYEKVRALKKLLEQKQDKTQLNALNAAIAKLNNNKRHDGWNDDLNAAKKLLNDISASLKN; the protein is encoded by the coding sequence ATGATTGCAAAAAGACAGATTCACCGACTCATTTGCCTGGGCATATTCACCAGTATTTCCGCGGCCGCCTTTTCCCAGCAGCCGCAATGGGATAAAGGACAGACTTTTACAGAGGCGCCGGACCCCGTGGCATCCGACGGGAAAAGCTGGCTGCCGGTAAAACCCGGTCTCCACACCTCCTTCGTTTCGATCGACAAACGTTTCGCCAAATCCGAAGCACCCGGTATTACCACCGAAAAGGCCGTGCATCTGAAAGGATGGAAAGGAGAACGCCTGTCTGCACAGCTCCTGCTCTGGACCACCGATTCCATTGCCGGTGTAAAAGTGCTGGTATCCGAACCGACCGCCTCCAACGGCAAAAAACTCGGCCCTGTGGCCTACGCCCGTTTTGAACGATACATTATTACAGACACCTACGGGCCCGGATGCGGCTGGCGCAAGCCGGGCGACTTCCCGGCGTCGTTATCGCCGGACCTGCTCGACGACCTTTCTTCCTTCAACCTTGAAAAGAAAAAGGTACGTCCCGTCTGGATAACGGTCGACATACCCCGCACCGCCGAAAAAGGCACTTATGCCGCGAAAGTGCAGGTCATCACACCGAAAGGCAAAAAACAGGAACTTGACCTGACCCTCGACGTGATCGATCTTACCCTCCCGGAGCCGACAGCCTGGACATTCCATCTCGACCAGTGGCAGCACCCTTCGGCCATTGCCCGCGTCAACAAGGTACCTGTATGGAGCGACGAGCATTTCAGGGCTATGGAGCCGCAAATGCGCATGCTGGCAAAACTGGGCCAGAAAGTGATCACGGCCACCCTCAATAAGGATCCCTGGCACGTGCAGACGTTGGATCCTTACGAGGACATGATCATCTGGACGAAAGAAAAAGACGGCAAATGGTCGTACGACTACCAGGTGTTCGATAAATGGGTTTCTTTCATGATGGGCCTGGGGATTAAGAAGATGATCAACTGTTACTCCATCGTGCCCTGGAACAACGAGATCCATTACAAAGATGCCGCCACCGGCAAATTCGTGAACGTGGTGGCCAAACCCGGCACGCCCGCGTTCAACGACATGTGGGAGCCCTTCCTGAAAGACTTCGTGAACCACCTCCGGCAGAAAGGCTGGCTGGAGATCACCAACATTGCCCTCGATGAGCGGAACAAGGAAGAAATGGGACTGGCTTTTGCGCTGATCGAAAAGGCATCGCCTGCGCTGAGCGTATCCTACGCCGACAACCAGAAAACTTACCAGCGTTATCCTGACAGCCGTGATGTAAGTACCGCCGTGCAGCATCCTATCGACTCGAAAGATCTGGCAGACCGCACCGCCAGAGGATTGAACACCACATTTTATGTGTATTGCGGCAACAATTTCCCCAACCAGTTTACCTTTTCAGACCCCGGGGAATCCGCCTACATGGGCTGGTATGCAACAGCCGCCGGCTACAACGGCGTGCTGCGCTGGGCATTCAATTCCTGGGTGGAAAATCCGCTCGTAGACTCCCGTTTCCGGACATGGCCGGCAGGCGATACCTACATCGTGTACCCGCAGGCGCGTAGCTCCATCCGTTACGAGCGGCTGCTGGAAGGCATCCAGGACTACGAGAAAGTACGGGCACTGAAGAAACTGCTGGAGCAAAAGCAGGATAAAACCCAACTGAACGCACTGAATGCCGCCATTGCGAAACTCAACAACAATAAACGCCACGATGGCTGGAACGACGATCTGAATGCAGCCAAAAAACTGTTGAACGATATTTCAGCGTCGCTGAAGAATTAA
- a CDS encoding glycoside hydrolase family 43 protein, whose translation MKRTVKILTGASLLLLCLHTTGLFAQSSTGRTYQNPLPVEFGDPYVLHVKGDKYYMYGTGGIARNGFAAYSSSDLVNWKDEGQVYYAGNPNGWSDSTAAWHGAYWAPEVYAYKGKFYMFYSAQWKENPTKELENFRIGVAVADRPTGPFTDISNKPVFDPGYPVIDANVLFDKNGKVYLYYSRCCYKHPVESEVAAWAKQKGWFDIIEESWVYGVELKPDFSGVAGEPVMLLRPPVKMDDKQAEWESRSVTSKEVNRRWTEGSVAFKKGDTYYMMYSANYFGGKNYAVGYATSKNPLGPFTKAANNPVLQKNVEKGGVVTGTGHNSITYSPDGKQMFCVYHARTSSTGEKRVVFIDRMKILKDGMLVVEGPTTAPQAIPAGK comes from the coding sequence ATGAAACGGACAGTAAAGATTTTAACCGGGGCTTCCCTCCTGCTATTATGCCTGCACACGACCGGCTTGTTTGCACAATCCTCAACCGGGCGCACTTACCAGAATCCCCTGCCGGTGGAATTTGGCGACCCGTATGTGCTGCATGTGAAAGGCGACAAATATTATATGTACGGGACCGGCGGCATCGCCAGGAATGGATTTGCCGCTTATTCCTCGAGCGATCTCGTAAACTGGAAAGACGAAGGCCAGGTATATTATGCAGGCAACCCAAACGGCTGGAGCGACTCCACGGCCGCATGGCACGGCGCGTACTGGGCGCCTGAAGTGTACGCATACAAAGGAAAGTTTTACATGTTCTACAGCGCACAATGGAAAGAGAATCCCACGAAGGAACTCGAGAACTTCCGTATCGGAGTGGCTGTGGCGGACCGTCCCACAGGGCCATTCACCGACATCAGCAACAAGCCGGTTTTTGATCCCGGCTACCCGGTCATTGATGCCAACGTCCTTTTTGACAAAAACGGCAAAGTCTACCTTTATTATTCCCGTTGCTGCTATAAACATCCCGTAGAAAGCGAAGTGGCCGCCTGGGCCAAACAAAAGGGATGGTTCGATATAATTGAGGAAAGCTGGGTGTATGGCGTTGAGCTGAAACCGGATTTCAGCGGTGTGGCGGGAGAACCCGTCATGTTATTACGCCCGCCTGTAAAAATGGACGACAAGCAGGCTGAATGGGAAAGCCGCTCCGTGACGTCCAAAGAAGTCAACCGCCGGTGGACGGAAGGGTCCGTTGCATTCAAAAAAGGAGATACCTACTATATGATGTATTCCGCCAATTATTTCGGCGGGAAGAACTACGCGGTTGGATACGCGACTTCAAAAAACCCGCTGGGGCCGTTCACCAAAGCAGCCAATAATCCCGTTTTGCAGAAAAACGTTGAAAAGGGAGGCGTTGTGACCGGAACAGGGCATAACAGCATTACTTATTCACCGGATGGCAAACAGATGTTTTGTGTGTATCACGCCAGAACGTCGTCTACAGGTGAAAAACGGGTGGTTTTTATCGACCGGATGAAGATACTCAAAGACGGGATGCTTGTTGTAGAAGGGCCCACTACCGCCCCGCAGGCCATACCGGCCGGCAAATAA